From Saprospiraceae bacterium, one genomic window encodes:
- a CDS encoding insulinase family protein yields MEKANTKPYHRFVLNNGLTVIGVPDQNTRLIGVCVLYKVGSRDEDPNKTGIAHLFEHLMFSNSGKGIDFDNILQMAGAESNAFTTPDTTQYYNIAPDACLELLIQMEAIRMEGFKVSKKDFLTQQKVVIEEFSENYLNNPYGLFSHWLMDLAYTQHPYKWPVIGKSIEQIAGLRFEDASEFYHQYYHPSNAILVVSGHFEEKNLLRFAEKYFGNIHEGQKNNKIYPQEPVPMHKKEKTVLGIFPEDALYIAWPSPGRMSNEFYALDMATDILSDGRSSLLYSRLKKEKMLFSNIDCYLTATTDPGLIILEGKRTEGVSRATALQEIRILLDQLVEEGISDHTWEKYLNKNESAYYFSQQGVINQALNYSYSEWLGDPDLVMHEFERYRALDKAQVIQAIRENFSDEKASFLFLENKLA; encoded by the coding sequence TTGGAGAAGGCAAACACTAAACCATACCATCGGTTTGTACTAAACAATGGCTTGACAGTCATTGGTGTACCGGACCAAAATACCCGACTGATCGGTGTCTGCGTATTGTACAAAGTCGGTAGCAGGGATGAAGACCCCAATAAAACAGGCATTGCACACTTATTTGAACATCTCATGTTTTCCAACAGTGGCAAAGGGATTGATTTTGACAACATCCTGCAGATGGCAGGTGCGGAGAGCAATGCGTTCACAACACCCGATACGACTCAATACTACAACATTGCACCCGATGCTTGTCTCGAACTGCTTATACAAATGGAAGCCATCCGTATGGAGGGTTTTAAAGTGAGTAAGAAAGATTTTCTCACCCAGCAGAAAGTGGTTATTGAAGAGTTTTCTGAAAATTACCTCAACAATCCTTATGGACTATTTTCGCACTGGTTGATGGATTTGGCATACACACAGCATCCTTATAAATGGCCGGTCATTGGAAAAAGCATCGAACAGATCGCCGGATTAAGATTCGAGGATGCTTCTGAGTTTTACCACCAGTACTATCACCCATCCAATGCCATTCTGGTGGTTAGTGGGCATTTCGAAGAGAAAAATTTACTGCGATTTGCTGAAAAATATTTTGGGAATATCCACGAAGGTCAAAAGAACAATAAAATTTATCCTCAGGAACCCGTGCCCATGCACAAAAAAGAAAAAACAGTCCTGGGCATTTTTCCGGAAGACGCTCTTTACATCGCATGGCCTTCTCCAGGAAGGATGTCCAATGAATTTTATGCACTGGACATGGCGACAGATATCCTTAGCGATGGAAGGTCGTCCTTGCTGTACAGTCGATTGAAAAAAGAAAAAATGTTGTTTTCCAACATCGATTGTTATTTGACAGCGACGACAGATCCCGGTCTTATTATTTTGGAGGGAAAGCGGACAGAAGGAGTGAGCAGAGCAACAGCACTTCAGGAAATAAGGATCTTGTTGGACCAGTTGGTCGAGGAAGGCATCAGCGACCACACCTGGGAGAAATACCTCAACAAAAACGAAAGCGCCTATTACTTTTCCCAGCAGGGAGTCATCAACCAGGCACTCAATTATTCCTATTCAGAATGGCTGGGAGATCCTGATTTGGTCATGCATGAATTTGAAAGATACCGTGCATTGGACAAAGCACAGGTCATTCAGGCGATCAGGGAGAATTTTTCTGATGAGAAAGCCAGTTTCCTTTTTCTGGAAAACAAGCTTGCCTAG
- the fumC gene encoding class II fumarate hydratase translates to MSFRQEKDTMGIVEVPAEVYWGAQTQRSIGNFKIATEINKMPIEIIRAFAILKKAAVVVNHEEGIISAEKKDLISRVCDEILEGKLDDQFPLVVWQTGSGTQSNMNVNEVIAYRAHVIQGGSLMDEKKAVHPNDDVNKSQSSNDTFPTAMHIAAYQILSDCTLPGLKALRDTLHSKAKEFSHIVKIGRTHLMDATPLTLGQELSGYVAQLNHGIRTIENSLSHLSELALGGTAVGTGINTPEGYSEKVAAEIAKLTDLPFVTAPNKFEALAAHDAIVESHGALKTVACSMMKIANDIRLLASGPRCGIGEIFIPDNEPGSSIMPGKVNPTQCEAMTMVAAQVLGNDVAINVGGASGHFELNVFKPMMIYNFLHSARLIGEVCQSFNEKCAVGIKPIEENIKSNLENSLMLVTALNNHIGYYKAAEIAQTAHKLGKTLKQTAVDLGYLTAEEFDQWVKPEEMVGKIDIK, encoded by the coding sequence ATGAGTTTTAGACAAGAAAAAGACACCATGGGGATCGTGGAAGTGCCCGCAGAGGTGTATTGGGGAGCACAAACCCAACGTTCCATCGGTAATTTTAAGATAGCCACTGAGATTAATAAGATGCCCATCGAAATCATCAGGGCTTTTGCAATATTGAAGAAAGCGGCTGTGGTCGTCAACCACGAAGAAGGAATCATAAGCGCTGAAAAGAAAGATCTAATTAGCAGGGTTTGTGATGAAATACTGGAAGGAAAGCTCGACGATCAGTTTCCACTCGTCGTGTGGCAGACTGGATCCGGTACCCAATCCAATATGAATGTCAACGAGGTCATCGCCTATAGAGCGCATGTGATTCAAGGTGGTTCGCTGATGGATGAAAAAAAGGCGGTCCATCCCAACGACGATGTCAACAAAAGCCAATCCTCCAACGATACTTTCCCAACGGCCATGCACATCGCAGCCTATCAGATCCTGTCTGATTGCACCTTGCCGGGATTGAAGGCATTGAGAGACACCTTACATTCCAAAGCCAAAGAATTCAGCCACATCGTCAAAATTGGCAGAACCCATCTCATGGATGCGACGCCATTGACCCTTGGACAAGAGTTGTCCGGTTATGTGGCACAGCTAAACCACGGCATCCGAACCATTGAAAACAGCCTTTCCCATTTGTCTGAACTGGCATTGGGAGGAACAGCGGTTGGGACAGGAATCAATACTCCGGAAGGGTATTCTGAAAAAGTGGCTGCAGAAATCGCCAAACTAACCGATCTACCTTTTGTAACAGCTCCAAATAAATTTGAAGCCCTCGCTGCCCACGATGCCATCGTGGAATCCCATGGCGCACTTAAGACGGTCGCATGCAGCATGATGAAAATCGCCAATGACATTCGCTTGCTTGCATCAGGACCACGATGCGGAATCGGAGAGATTTTTATCCCAGACAACGAGCCCGGATCGTCCATCATGCCGGGCAAGGTCAACCCCACACAGTGCGAAGCCATGACCATGGTGGCTGCTCAGGTTTTGGGCAATGACGTAGCCATCAACGTCGGAGGCGCTTCAGGACATTTTGAGCTCAATGTATTTAAACCCATGATGATCTACAATTTTTTGCACAGCGCAAGACTCATCGGAGAAGTGTGTCAATCATTCAATGAAAAATGTGCCGTCGGAATTAAACCCATCGAAGAAAATATTAAATCCAATCTGGAAAATTCTCTGATGCTGGTCACCGCACTTAATAATCACATCGGTTATTACAAAGCAGCCGAAATCGCTCAAACCGCCCACAAACTGGGCAAAACACTCAAACAGACGGCCGTCGATCTGGGTTACCTGACGGCTGAAGAATTTGATCAATGGGTCAAACCGGAAGAAATGGTCGGCAAAATCGATATAAAATAA
- a CDS encoding IS3 family transposase, with translation MKPKAEFIQSLSGVYPTNKLCKMMNIPRNTLYHFIHRRDSPTKHLGLRDRIKSVFDSHMNRYGSRRIKMELAVKYSKNVSRHLIRKCMKEQNLKAIQPKSFVPKTTDSTGTKFPAPNLLLDFGKAQKPNEVWVGDITYIPLKNGQWAYLSTWIDTYLHKVVGWDVQTHMRSELVISAFNKAKLKCIQNKLSVIVHSDRGTQYSSKDFKNAIKGNRQSMTRKNEVYDNAIAESFFSRLKCECIRGTVFDDLDQLRFTLFEYIDGYYNTIRRHSSIQYYTPLEFENIYYSKNQFTHCN, from the coding sequence ATGAAACCAAAAGCTGAATTTATCCAGAGTCTAAGCGGTGTGTATCCTACTAACAAGCTTTGCAAGATGATGAATATTCCAAGGAATACTTTGTATCATTTTATCCACAGGAGGGATTCTCCCACTAAACATTTGGGATTAAGAGACCGAATAAAATCCGTATTTGACTCTCATATGAATAGGTATGGAAGTCGTAGAATTAAAATGGAATTAGCCGTAAAATATTCAAAAAATGTTAGCCGCCATTTGATTCGCAAATGTATGAAGGAACAAAATTTGAAAGCAATCCAGCCAAAGAGTTTTGTTCCAAAAACAACTGATTCCACCGGGACCAAATTTCCTGCACCCAATTTACTTCTTGATTTTGGAAAGGCGCAAAAACCAAATGAAGTATGGGTTGGTGACATTACCTACATTCCTTTAAAGAATGGCCAATGGGCCTATCTTTCAACTTGGATTGATACTTATTTGCATAAAGTAGTGGGCTGGGATGTTCAGACTCATATGAGAAGCGAACTGGTTATTTCAGCCTTCAATAAAGCAAAACTGAAATGCATCCAAAATAAATTAAGTGTGATTGTCCATTCTGACCGAGGAACGCAGTACTCTAGTAAAGATTTCAAAAATGCCATTAAAGGAAATAGACAAAGTATGACTCGCAAAAACGAAGTTTATGACAACGCAATTGCCGAATCATTTTTCTCAAGGCTCAAATGCGAATGCATTAGAGGTACTGTATTTGATGATTTGGATCAATTAAGATTCACTCTGTTTGAATACATAGATGGCTATTACAACACAATCAGAAGGCATTCATCCATTCAATACTATACACCCTTAGAATTTGAAAATATTTATTATTCGAAAAATCAATTCACTCATTGCAACTAA
- a CDS encoding transposase, with protein MDQSKTNNRRRRYDTEFKLNAIHLLESGRNASELADSLGVSKQMLYNWRSQIRITRNASVQPGTNNPYTELEQLRKKLRDVEMERDILKKALNIFSRQT; from the coding sequence ATGGATCAATCAAAGACAAACAATCGGAGGAGGAGGTACGATACCGAGTTTAAGCTTAATGCCATTCATTTGCTCGAATCCGGGAGGAACGCTAGCGAATTAGCTGATTCTCTTGGCGTTAGTAAGCAAATGCTTTACAATTGGCGTAGTCAAATCAGGATTACCAGGAATGCTTCCGTCCAGCCAGGAACAAATAATCCTTATACTGAACTTGAACAGCTCCGTAAGAAATTAAGGGATGTTGAAATGGAAAGGGATATTTTAAAAAAAGCCTTGAACATTTTCAGCCGGCAGACATGA
- a CDS encoding PKD domain-containing protein — protein sequence MKYLLNLMICLLSTICLQAQKHDFIWLSGYGGGMGSGNFGLIKIDFHEGNPIMSYRTDKAIDLQTTNTGISNFDGKLRYYSNGDILIDYNLELVPNAQNLSRVDKERGIPIDQCALFLPYPDKPEHYVLLYPNDTVYRIDTFGGAVAFNGMKVLTIKFDSTHESHQILSRDSLLTREYILEGGFTAVRHANGRDWWIMVFERSPSTFVQRYILDPSGFKYAGTQNLIDYIRNGVSNAAFSPNGRYLSIISGIGQKIGTFLYLLTFDRCKGDLNLILKENLITRGLFYGVGFSPDSRYLYWGHSYKIYQMDLADPDILGSAILLDTIDPIPNFGMSWAFFRNGPDGRLYSGTGYGQPYLHVVEKPNLRGKASIPRRMGIPLKVKNNSTPNFPNYRVGPIEGSVCDTLGIDNVPWAWWRYDQDTAKYRCFEFVDLSGYLTEESEPEWYWDLGDGTQSRDTSPIHCYEKDGIYEVCLIVKNKYGADTLCRTLHVGTSGTNDEGKIGIKTDLLPNPASDHFVLNVHDYLPERMYLHLVNAQRQTVYTQRLYQGSNVIDTHALPPGLYSALIYERGILVKAEKLVLMGE from the coding sequence ATGAAATACTTGCTGAATTTAATGATCTGCCTTCTTAGTACGATATGCCTACAGGCTCAAAAACACGACTTTATATGGCTGTCGGGCTATGGGGGCGGAATGGGCAGTGGAAATTTTGGTTTAATTAAAATTGATTTTCACGAAGGTAATCCAATAATGAGTTATCGGACAGATAAAGCTATTGATCTCCAAACTACCAATACAGGAATATCTAACTTTGATGGCAAACTGCGCTATTACTCCAATGGAGATATCCTCATTGATTATAATCTTGAGTTGGTACCCAACGCACAAAATCTTTCCAGAGTAGATAAAGAGAGGGGAATCCCTATTGACCAGTGCGCTTTATTTTTGCCTTACCCTGACAAGCCGGAACATTACGTACTGCTCTACCCCAACGACACTGTTTACAGGATAGACACTTTTGGAGGTGCGGTAGCATTTAATGGAATGAAGGTTTTGACCATTAAGTTTGACTCCACCCATGAATCCCATCAAATCCTCAGCAGAGATTCTCTATTGACCAGAGAATATATACTAGAGGGGGGGTTTACAGCTGTACGGCATGCCAATGGCAGGGACTGGTGGATCATGGTCTTTGAGCGCAGCCCTTCTACCTTTGTGCAGCGTTATATTTTGGATCCTTCTGGATTCAAGTATGCAGGAACACAAAATTTGATAGATTACATCAGGAACGGAGTGTCAAATGCTGCCTTTTCTCCCAATGGCAGATATCTGTCAATCATTTCAGGCATAGGACAGAAGATTGGAACTTTTTTATACTTACTTACCTTTGACCGATGTAAAGGTGATCTAAACTTAATCTTAAAGGAAAATTTAATCACTCGCGGTCTTTTCTATGGAGTTGGATTTTCTCCCGACAGCAGGTATCTATACTGGGGCCACTCCTATAAGATATACCAGATGGATCTTGCTGATCCTGATATCCTGGGCTCAGCCATATTATTGGACACCATTGATCCCATCCCAAATTTTGGAATGAGTTGGGCATTTTTTAGGAATGGCCCTGATGGCAGACTATACTCAGGTACAGGCTATGGGCAGCCTTACCTGCACGTCGTGGAAAAGCCCAATCTCAGAGGTAAAGCAAGCATACCCAGAAGAATGGGGATCCCCCTGAAAGTTAAAAACAACTCCACCCCTAACTTCCCCAATTACCGCGTAGGGCCCATAGAAGGAAGTGTCTGCGATACTCTCGGCATAGACAATGTCCCTTGGGCTTGGTGGCGATACGATCAGGATACTGCTAAATATCGATGCTTTGAGTTTGTGGATCTAAGCGGATATTTAACGGAAGAATCAGAGCCAGAATGGTATTGGGATCTGGGTGATGGGACTCAAAGTCGGGATACTTCTCCAATCCACTGTTATGAGAAAGATGGAATCTATGAGGTCTGTCTGATTGTTAAAAACAAATATGGTGCGGATACCCTATGTAGGACCCTGCATGTCGGAACTTCTGGTACTAATGATGAAGGAAAAATTGGGATTAAAACAGATTTATTGCCTAATCCTGCATCTGACCATTTTGTGCTCAATGTCCACGACTACCTCCCCGAGCGCATGTACCTGCATCTGGTGAATGCACAGAGACAGACGGTTTATACTCAGCGCCTTTATCAAGGCAGCAATGTCATCGATACCCATGCTCTGCCCCCGGGCCTGTATTCGGCCCTGATTTATGAACGGGGCATCCTGGTCAAAGCAGAAAAGCTGGTGTTGATGGGGGAGTAA
- a CDS encoding T9SS type A sorting domain-containing protein: MILIAFLLFLFHISSAQKQDYTWILGYSSSRLYSDTTIGTTIVRFADEQLRMTRDTIEANHNATSSLISDPKTGELILYSDGCRVWDHRHNRVKGLEEINRDSYFWGSYYGTNISQNILILPDPSADHTYRLIYLWFDKPKYDTVFRANKLRSTLVNVKDPDQSVVLHKDLDIYFESFSVIGITACRHANGRDWWIVVPTRHSHDKVVFLLDPEGLKFSNKYVSGLKSRTMGYGNAAFSPDGKTYGWLSEDDRALDGGFIELFDFDRCEGKLSNHRLKQQTGYQFQSGVYRIELTAKHSDCTNENALVKWVTVELCPDEGIPANCCVSAAFIYPNPSGDNAILHYTLEEETNLQIDITGINLPTPVTLQNTNWSAIGNYDLPLDLSPFPDGAYQVRLFLNQQEIIPINLIKQQ; the protein is encoded by the coding sequence ATGATTCTCATTGCTTTCCTTCTCTTCTTATTCCATATCAGTTCTGCTCAAAAACAAGACTACACCTGGATCCTGGGCTACAGCAGCTCAAGACTTTACTCAGATACTACCATTGGCACCACCATCGTACGCTTTGCTGATGAGCAACTGCGCATGACCCGCGATACCATCGAAGCCAATCATAATGCAACCAGTTCATTGATCTCCGACCCCAAGACCGGTGAGCTGATCCTGTACTCCGATGGTTGCAGGGTATGGGACCATCGCCATAATAGGGTCAAGGGCTTGGAGGAAATCAATCGCGACAGCTATTTTTGGGGATCCTATTATGGGACGAATATTTCTCAGAATATTCTCATTCTGCCTGATCCTTCTGCAGACCACACCTATCGCTTGATTTATTTGTGGTTTGATAAACCTAAGTACGACACCGTATTTAGAGCCAATAAATTGAGATCGACCTTGGTCAACGTGAAGGACCCTGATCAGTCTGTAGTCCTACACAAGGATTTGGATATTTATTTTGAATCCTTTTCAGTAATTGGCATTACTGCTTGCAGACATGCCAATGGCAGAGATTGGTGGATTGTCGTACCGACAAGACATTCTCATGATAAAGTGGTGTTCTTACTCGATCCAGAGGGATTAAAATTTTCAAATAAATATGTCTCCGGATTGAAAAGTCGGACCATGGGATATGGTAATGCCGCATTTAGCCCAGATGGAAAAACATATGGATGGTTGTCCGAGGATGATCGGGCACTGGATGGGGGCTTTATCGAGTTGTTTGATTTTGATCGCTGCGAAGGCAAGTTGAGTAATCATAGACTAAAACAACAAACGGGGTATCAGTTTCAATCGGGTGTGTATCGCATTGAGCTTACAGCCAAACATTCTGATTGTACAAACGAAAATGCTCTTGTTAAATGGGTTACAGTAGAATTATGCCCGGATGAAGGTATTCCAGCCAATTGTTGTGTTTCAGCTGCATTTATCTATCCAAATCCATCTGGCGATAATGCTATTCTGCATTATACACTTGAGGAAGAAACTAATTTGCAAATTGACATTACTGGAATAAATTTACCAACTCCCGTAACCTTGCAAAACACCAACTGGAGTGCAATTGGAAATTATGATTTACCTCTGGATTTAAGCCCATTTCCGGATGGTGCTTATCAAGTACGTCTCTTTCTAAATCAACAAGAAATAATCCCAATTAATCTTATCAAACAACAATAA
- a CDS encoding T9SS type A sorting domain-containing protein encodes MKNSIFFLFSFLTMAIYGQIEVPDFEFKIYITNPDGDKDSLCLGDVLRDKHEYADTAYGEYDVSHIPYRSSLDIRMTFLPNSNPEQKKFITRYNCDTMGPFLPPRGDPSQIPIGFYSRSYPVTLSWDKEKFHRDTCRDSSFITRIDYSTFDFFDERNLPKVEARLSTMNQLILDKDYLEQTNYAAWARRNYYETKLNNGDSGVIYMIHIGITNQPLRILIDTKNPQKQSSISLYPNPALDNIHILNSDGFFNSRQFDVFDFSGKKVRTVVSNTSIDNLNISVHDLPPGIYLIMPLDRTWLKTFVKE; translated from the coding sequence ATGAAAAATTCAATTTTCTTCTTGTTTTCTTTCTTAACAATGGCAATTTATGGCCAGATAGAGGTTCCGGATTTTGAATTTAAAATTTATATCACCAATCCTGACGGAGACAAAGATTCACTTTGTTTAGGAGATGTGTTAAGGGATAAACATGAATATGCAGACACAGCGTATGGAGAATACGATGTCTCACATATCCCCTACCGATCTAGTCTTGACATACGAATGACGTTTTTACCAAATTCAAATCCTGAACAAAAAAAATTTATTACCAGATATAATTGCGACACTATGGGACCATTTTTACCACCAAGAGGTGATCCCTCACAAATTCCAATAGGCTTTTACAGTCGCAGTTATCCGGTTACTTTGAGCTGGGACAAAGAAAAATTCCACCGAGACACCTGCCGCGACAGCAGTTTTATAACAAGGATAGATTATAGTACATTTGATTTCTTTGATGAACGCAACCTACCCAAAGTAGAGGCGCGACTTAGCACGATGAATCAACTTATATTAGATAAAGACTATTTGGAACAAACCAATTATGCTGCTTGGGCCAGGAGAAATTATTATGAAACCAAATTAAACAACGGTGACTCTGGTGTCATCTATATGATCCACATAGGCATTACCAATCAACCACTCAGGATTCTAATCGATACTAAAAATCCTCAGAAGCAATCATCCATCAGTCTGTATCCCAACCCTGCACTTGATAATATCCATATTCTCAATTCTGACGGATTTTTTAATTCCCGGCAGTTTGATGTTTTTGATTTCAGCGGAAAGAAGGTGCGTACAGTAGTTTCAAATACAAGTATTGACAATCTCAACATTTCAGTCCATGACCTCCCTCCGGGCATCTATTTGATAATGCCTTTAGACCGGACATGGCTGAAGACATTTGTAAAAGAATAA
- a CDS encoding FAD-dependent monooxygenase: MQQKPDYIIAGAGLVGSLLGLRLAQRGFRVKLYESRSDMRLSGISAGRSINLALSDRGIQTLELLGLKQEMLQHVVPMQGRMVHDLAGNLQFQPYSERPGEHINSISRRTLNVILMDALEKIQPDAIIFNTELSSLDFQNFQSVFQSRNGERFMHQNIPLLATDGANSVARKELMRISPLIRFNYAQNFQNYGYKELTIPPAEDGSFRIHDHSLHIWPRGHFMMIALPNPDATFTATLFLPYEGKESFAALQTEEDVFEFYAKYFADSIPHIPALTKEFFEHPTGHLYTVKCHPWYYQDQLQLLGDAAHAIIPFYGQGMNCGFEDVFVLDQLMDQNLKAEELFQKFTDSRKINADAIADLAEDNFIEMRDKVGDPVFQRKRALENRLEKFDPSYYSKYALVTFRPDISYHQAMCLGRKQDELLMDICTQKEIIDDLDLPRILDRLMKL, encoded by the coding sequence ATGCAGCAAAAGCCGGATTACATCATCGCAGGAGCAGGACTGGTAGGCAGTTTGTTAGGTCTCCGATTGGCCCAAAGAGGCTTTAGAGTTAAACTTTATGAATCTCGTTCGGATATGCGCCTGTCCGGTATTTCTGCAGGAAGATCAATCAATCTGGCTTTATCCGATCGTGGAATCCAAACCCTGGAGTTGCTTGGTTTAAAACAAGAGATGCTCCAACATGTTGTGCCCATGCAAGGTCGAATGGTACACGATCTGGCAGGAAATCTCCAATTTCAACCTTATAGTGAGCGTCCCGGTGAACACATCAACTCCATTAGTCGCCGCACTTTGAATGTCATCTTAATGGATGCGCTTGAAAAAATTCAGCCAGATGCCATCATTTTCAACACCGAATTGAGCAGTCTGGATTTTCAGAATTTTCAGTCCGTGTTTCAAAGCAGAAATGGAGAGCGTTTTATGCATCAGAATATACCACTTTTGGCCACCGACGGTGCAAACTCTGTGGCCAGAAAAGAATTGATGAGAATTAGTCCTTTGATCCGTTTTAACTACGCTCAAAATTTTCAAAATTACGGTTACAAAGAGTTGACCATTCCACCTGCGGAAGATGGTTCGTTTAGAATTCACGATCATTCTTTGCACATTTGGCCCCGCGGACATTTTATGATGATTGCATTGCCAAATCCCGACGCTACATTTACGGCGACCTTGTTTTTGCCTTATGAAGGAAAAGAAAGTTTTGCGGCATTGCAAACGGAAGAAGATGTATTTGAATTTTATGCCAAATATTTTGCTGATTCCATTCCGCATATTCCGGCACTCACCAAAGAATTTTTCGAACACCCTACAGGACATTTATACACCGTCAAATGTCATCCCTGGTATTATCAGGATCAGTTGCAATTGTTGGGAGATGCAGCTCACGCCATTATTCCATTTTATGGTCAGGGTATGAATTGTGGATTTGAAGATGTTTTTGTCTTGGATCAACTGATGGATCAAAATTTAAAGGCTGAGGAATTGTTTCAAAAATTTACGGACAGCAGAAAAATCAATGCAGATGCGATCGCTGATTTGGCGGAAGATAATTTTATCGAAATGAGAGACAAAGTCGGAGATCCTGTTTTCCAAAGAAAACGCGCGCTGGAAAATCGACTTGAAAAATTCGATCCATCCTATTATTCCAAATACGCTTTGGTTACCTTTCGACCGGACATCAGCTACCATCAGGCGATGTGCTTGGGCAGAAAGCAGGACGAACTTTTAATGGATATTTGTACCCAAAAGGAAATAATAGATGATTTAGATCTTCCTCGTATTTTAGATCGATTAATGAAGCTTTAA